TCAAATAGGGTCAAGATTTTTCGTAAGGGTCGTGGCTGGCTTAAATATGGAAATTAAATAAAATACATGGTCAAAGCATCTAATGAACGATAAAAGATATATTTCCGATCCAATGATTAACCACCCACCTCATATGCTCTAATCCGTAGACCTTGGAACCCCTGGACGCGTTAATATTGTGCAAAAGGCCGTTTCAAGAAAATTCCGAAATTTTCACCTCTCATCTAAGTTCCCGTGGAATCAATACAAATTTCTGAAACTCTCAGAACTTTCCACCGAACATTTTCTGAAATCGCTCCCATCTGGCGCTTGGGGGACCTTCAAATCCAAACCTGCCTTCAAAGAGAGCGTAAAATGTAGTTCTTGATGTCTAAACTTTACTTCTAAATAACGTCAAAAAATAAGGGAACTTCGGAAAAGACTTTGAGATGGTCAGAGATGGCCTCACCCACtgacttctagaaatatcgactgcaaacgagcttaGCTTCCCTTCatggtcatagcaactctgagccacttttcgacATAAAAtagtaaaataagaaacgtagaccccctcaattaaaggtaggtcattattaaatcatttacttgtaaagtggattatttcaaagttatgttgtcaaaagtttatgtagctgacccagagcaggccgaaaattcgaattttatgtagcgTTTACTaaataactttgaccatatctcctgagttctctaagcatagatttgggctcaaatttggcagagttcatctattcaaccagatcttgtggtcgtatcaagtgcttatttggaataagatgaacggtttaggagatacgaaattttggcttccgttcgcagtctacatctttagaagtccgtCCCTCACCCTAGGATGGCGGCGGCCTTTAAAggtcaaaatcatcaaacaaatatttttgtcttggTGAATGTGGTCTACTGCTCATAAAAGCATAGGTTTTTAAGGTCGAGGAGCTCAAAAACGCATATGAAAAGGACTTTTAAGGCGTTTCAGCTTAAGTTTAGGTACGAAGgttggttttctttctttctttcttacgGCAAGATGGATGCGTACGCATTCTAACTCATGATTTGTAGCACGTAGCATTGATTCAATGAGAAATCAAGATGTTACAAAGATGAAGAACAATTAACGAGAAAGAAAGCAATGCTGTTTGGCATGAGAAACCTTAAGGCAGGATGACACATTAATGCTCAAACGCAGTGTCAGTTCCAAATCTCGTGGAAAACCCGCCACTCTTGGTGCACAAAGGGAAAACCTTCCGGTTGGTTCGGCACTATTCTCAGATATAAGTGCCCGACCCAAAGCACGCGTGCTCAAACAAACTATATCCGTCATTGTCAACCAAGATGTCAAAGAGTGACTAACAACCAGCCAAACCAAGTGACACATTAAATGGCTGAATTCAAATGGGACTTACGTTATGGTAACccaattgcttgaatttgaaagacaCCCTACTGATGTTGTTTCGTTTGAAATTTTTCCAATATCTAGCATTCTTACCCATGTTTTGATAAATTTAACTCTTCATCCCACGCACAACCGATCTGGTCACCCTTTCCTTGGTTACTCCGATAGCAGTGTCGccatttttttactctttGATCTATAGTTTGCGTTTTTTAACCTTGTATTGAAGATTTATGGAATTTTTCTTGAGCCGAAAAAGTTAAGCATGGCGAATGCCGTGGAGATTTAAATCTCTGTTTCTATGACGGGCTGACAAAATCCTTAATTCGAAAATCGTTGGCGTTAGCTTCGAGACCCTGACTACATCTTTCAACGGCAATATAGTCTGTCCAAACGTCGTATCAATTGCAGGTCATAAAACCCGTAAACTTTTTAATGGAACGAGCTCCGGATTAAGGCTGAGCACTAAGCTTGAGCACCTACGTGTAATCCTGCCTTTAGATAGATCGAGCTTTCCAACATGTCAAGCCCTTGAATATGTCGAGTTTTCCAATCAATCGGGTTCCTCAATGTGTCGagctttttgaaataaaattttcgAGAGTCGTGTTTTCCATTATGTCGAGGTTTTAATTGTGTCGAGTTCGTCAAGGTGTTCAGTTCGACAGaagccattttttccattgtccaaaaaaatgaagaaactacCTTTCTTTCTGATGCTTGCGgaaaaaggattttttcataagattacTTAAGGCCATCTCCttgaaaaaggtattttgaaattatCTTTTCATAATCGTCAACCATGAGTTGAATGAGCCATGAGCTAGGAGTTTGATAAAACATTATGTACTGATGTAGAGTTCGATAGCATCCAACTCATAGGAAATGATTATTGCATCAAGTGTCAACCCTGACAATTAAGTCATAAAATGAATTGTTATCAAATCTGAAATATGTGACTAGCTAGTGCAGTTTatcatggaaaagaaaaacgatTACTAATCTTACATCTGAAATTCCAGTAAAACTGTGGatattcttttccattttttttttcaaaatatatatgTGAGAAAACGAAAAATAGGTACTTTCACGGCATCTAAAACTGTCATCTTTCCGTCATCAAATGTCTCTGCAATGTTTTGACAGATGATTAGGTCATTTTTTGACCCACGTCAGTCCAAACCGAAACGTTTCGACTTTTGATCACTATGATTTTAAATAAACCCATGGCAATACATAACTAAGGGCACTATTAACACCGATTAACcacattttggaaatgttaCTCTACAAATTTAGTTTTAAGTGTCCAATgaagaaaggttgggactgtagaGTAATCAAAGAAGAGTACTtaatattgtacgttttcaaaagcatccatgagctttgtctcaacccaggatttaaggtcaattctagtgacttaatgtgcattttgagagcaccttcacgCTCTCaatttctcgggctccttcattgttcaatttctcgggctccttcattgttcaatttgctcccctcaatTTGTTTTAGCGAGGATATATAGGAGTTGGTCTAAttgcaggatttaagtcgGACTTGGAAAAGGTTTTAGTCacaattccagatcaaccctatattcaagggctagccagattaaataatatataaatCTGATGAAGTTTGataaaatgaatgctttttccGTCTTTAAGTGCTGGTCATCCCCTACCCAGTAGCGGTAATGACGTCCGcaaaaaagaatacaaaaatatactcaaaaaatacaaaaaaaaatactataAGATGTCGGCTAATTTCAAATACGATTTGCATACCAAAAAAAGTTCTTGTTGTCTTTTTAGCAAATAATGAAAGCCCAACTAGAAGAtaatcttggcatttgagcaaacacctAATAAATTGTTAGTCAGAGAATACTACATAGTGGGAGTATTGTCCCGCGGTTCAGAAGCACTTATTCTCTAACGTTCCATAATGACCAGAGCCTCATGTCAACAGTTTGTTTATTGCAACGATTTAGATGTCATTGGGACTAGCAAACGCTTCTTACTCTGATGTTATTTACTTTTGTATTCTGCCAGACATCTGGTCAGAAGTTAATGTCAGTGGTAGTTTTAGCTCAACTTTAGGTTTTGAACCAACAAATCATCATGCAAAATTACAATCAGTTGGCAAATGTGTAAAGTAGATATGCTATTGGCCAGATGATTCAAAATTCAGGTTACAATAGCATTGAAAACTTGTTACGCTTTCAGGCCTAGAAGGCCGCTCATGAGCAAAACCATAACAGAGACCTCAATAGAAGTGGTCCCACTCTCAATATATTGACAGGATTGGTCAAAGTCGAAAATGTTCCGACAAAGTTTGTCTGGGTTGCTATTAGCGTCGTCCATCAAGACTTGCAATGCCCGGGGAATAAAAGTGCGCACAGCTTGTTGGCAAACCACCTCGTCTGCCTCGCCATTGGACAATCCCGTGCACAAATCCGAGTAATTGATTTGACTCACAGCCGCCACAATCCAATCGATTTGGTAGTTCAAATGGAAGCGCATGACTTCTCCCATCCTCTTCTGACAAGTTCCGCAATTCCACTTGTCCCCTGGAGATGGCTCAGCAAAGAAGTCGTAGTAATTATTGCACACGGATATAAAATTTGGACTCATGGTAGACAAGGTCTTGGCCATGCTTTCCCAATAGAAGTCGACAGCCCTCTTGCAACCCTCCTCCCCTTGGACCCACGATTGGGTGCAGACCTGTTCCTTCAAAATGATCTCGGTTCGAGCTATAGTTTCGTCATTACCCAGTTGCACAATCATCTTTTCCATACCCTCTCGACAGCCGATTTCCCCTGGACATAAACCGTAAAGGTTGTTGCAAATGTCCTCAAGCGGagtgattctcaaaatgagGAACGCTTTGGGAACGTAGTTTACAATCCACTCCTGGCAAGTCTCAACCTCTTCTGATGAGGATTCACTACTATTGCAATATGCTGGACCAAGAGCGTACTCTCGGAAAGATCTGCAATATGAAAAGACTTTGCTTGAAATGTAATTCTGTTCCAAAGGATCCATGAGAATACCTACGCGAAAAAGGCTGTGGATCGGAGGGTGTTGAGGAGGCCTTGGATGCGATAGCGACAAGTCCGGCAGTTCCAATCCAGTTTGATTGGAATTGCTTGAGTGCAAGACTGATTGGCAAAGACGTCCGCCTGTTCCACCAAAAGTTCAGTGACTTTGGGCCAACGCAAGGAGATGCTCTCCTCGCATTCTTCTAGGTTTGGGAATGGGTTTCCTTCTCCACAGAGTTTTGTCTTGAGAAGTGCTTCAACGGAGGCCTCGACTTCGTCCGTGGTGAAAGTGGTCAGTACGGCTTCAACAGCATTGGTACAATCGGAAAAGCTTTGGGCCACGCTCACTCCAGCTCCAAAGGCCAGAAGCAAAAAGGTGCCGATTGTTACGAACTTCATTGCTAATCGCGACTGATGGAGAAGAGTGGCTTGAGGTCTACTTCTTAGTCCATTGACTCTTAAGCTGATCAATCTGGCTTGCGTTGACCTTATGAAACTCTTACATTACTTATCATAACCATAAATATAGCGACTCATGAGGAACGTGTAAATCCCCAAGAAATAGGAGGCAATAAGTTTTAATCTTTATTAGCACCACTCATGATTATCAGAACATActgcttgaatttgaaattacgGTAGGTTGACGTCGTGAAAGGATTGCCTTTATCTATTTATGGTGTTGAAAATGACATGAGGGTGGGGGGGAGGGTTAACaaatcaaagatttttttgcacaatgGAAAATCCCACCGTCAAGATTACCCATAAATgactcaaaaaatgaaaacaaaacaaaactgaaaatgtCAGAGAGTTTATTTCTTGGCTTTCTGATCACGCTATaattaaaaaagattttcGGTCGTTTGTGAGCAAAACGCAAATGTTGGCTTTCATTGCTTTGTGTCAAGATTATTCCTTGATGACCGGCCATCATGGCTAAAAATTCCCGAGTCTCTTAGAATAAAGGTTCGTCTGGtaccaatttcaaaaaaatggacatggtCAACAGCTGAAACTTGCTTACCTTTTAATTCCTCCTCGTTCAAGCTTTGAGTGTTCAATTTACTTGTTTCTCCTTCTTTTATTTGAGGATTGattttgtccactttggaaataagacataTCAAAATCGGGACACCTCAATAATATTCAAATGTCCAATGGATCTGTTTAATCTCTTTTATTTTCACAAACACCAAGTCATACTAAGTCTACAACTGGTTGATCAATAGGAACGAGCTGATGAATAAGCTGACTGCAGCCATTCCGGTAGAAGCACTATTAGTTTCAGCAATGAACTGACatgaattttcaaagtcaTAAACATTTCGACACACTTTGTCAGGGTTGTTGTATGCGTCTTCAATTAGGACATCGACAGCTTTGGGCATGAACGCCCTCACATACTTTTGGCAAGCTATAATGCCGTTTGGTTTATCTTCTGCATCCATACAAATATTCGTTCCATAGATAACTTGGTCAACTGATGCCACAATCCAATCAATTTTGTGGTTTCGATTAAAACCCATCATCTCCCGGACTCGCATTTGACATGTGCTGCAATCCCAAGTGGCCTCTGGAGCAGGGTTGGCAAAGTATTCAAAGTAGTTGGAGCAAATAGTGATAAAGTTAAACCCACTTCGGGATACTGCTGCGGCAATTCGATCCCAATGAGCATCCACGCCCCTCTTACACCCCTCTTCGCTCTCTACCCAAGTTTGAGTGCAAACCTCACTTTTCAGGAGAGTTTTAGTCCTTTCAATGGTATCGGTGTAACCAATTTGTTTGTAGATTTCTGCCATTCCATCACGACAGCCAATTTCTCCGGTGCACTCTCCGTAGATCTCATTGCAAATGTTTTCTGTGGGGGTAAAACGGATGACAGCAAAGGCTTTGGTGACATAATCCTCGATCCATTGCTTGCAAGCTTCTTGTTCCTCAGCTGTTGAATCCTGCTGTTCACAGTAAGCTGGACCAAGGGCAAAATCCCGGAAAGCCCTGCAATTTACAACATGAATGAGTTGAATGAACCTATCATAAGTGAATCCATCAAGATTACAACTATCTTTTTGGCTGCAATTTGTGTGGATCGTTAAAAGACAAGTACTCACAacaaaatttgtgaaaatagtgaaacaatgaaatagTGACTACATTGTGGTGGGCAATCAAACCTTTAGTTAAGGCAAAAATATGCTTCATCCCctaattcatttgaaaaatattgggGTTTCTGCTTTACgcaatgaaaagagaaaggaATGACATTTGATGGTtgaaaaaagctaaaaattcaaacatgataatgaaaataataagTAATAATTAGCATTAGAAATATAGTTCTCCTAACTTTGCCTTTAAAAGACGAAAACCCTTCGAATTCGTGGTTATAGCCTATTTTAGGGctaaaatttgtgaaaaagtgtttttgccCCGAAATGGCTCGAAACTAAATTTAACTTAAAACCGGTTTTCAGGCCCCTAGCCATTTCCTTGCATGGCAGGAATCATTTTAGGATCATTTGTTAAACCAGCTAAAAGCAGGAACtatcaaaaaaagtttgaataatTTTGCTTCTCTTCTGACAagccaaaaatgaaacaatttccaCCCCATAACCAAATGAttatcatcaaatctgatgtatgagtggttcaaacaataaacaagaaaatttTAATTTGGAATAGAAAATGATTTGGTACCTTGAGAATGTGTAAGATCTGAGAGTGGAAAGAAGTCCTTGAATCCTGTAGCGACAAGTGATACAATTCCAGTCCAAACGAATGGGAATGGCTTGGGTACAAGTCTCATTGGCAAAAACCGACTCAAACTCAATGAAGAGTTGGGTGATGTCAGGCCAACGTTGCGTTATGCTCGACGAGCATTCAGCCTCATTTGGGAAAGCGTTTCCCTCCCCACACAATTCCTCCTTCAGAACTCCCACCACAACCTCCTCGACTTCAGGGGTGGAGAACTTTTCGACGATAGTTGTGACTTCATTCATGCAATCGTCAAAGTTTTGAGCATTAGTTTGCGAGCTTTGCAATAGTAATAGGGCAATTACAGCCCCAAAATAACACGACCTCATTTTGCCTTGGATAACACTATTAAACTGAGGCATGAGACCGAAGATTTCATTGTCAAAGGTTACATGCACTTTATATACATCCttattgatttgattgccACCAATAAAGGGTTGTTGACAGATTATTGCATGGCGGTACTTGAGTAAAATTTGTGAGTATTGCATCCAGCTACACATTGTTCGTTTCAAAACCTCATTTCAAAGTGATCTTGCTAAGTAAAGAAATGGGAAACCAATAGATGAGCGAAAGGAATTAAGAGGAAAAACTCTTAACGAAGTGCATGTCTCCTTTACCTTTCCCTTTTCTAGAGCCATGCCCTGACACTCACTCCTTTGTGAAATCCTTATTGACTTAGGCCCAAAATCGTCGTCGTCTATACCGGATGGAATTTCGCCTGTTGTCCTGAAATACCTTGCCAAATCTGTGGCACCTCCACTCGCTTACATTTTTAATCTTTCCATGACGTCTGGTAAACTGCCTGCCGAGTGGAAGTCACCAAGCCTATTTCCACTACACTAATCTGGGGACCTGAAATCGCCCAACAACTACCGACCTATTTCTCTAACGTGCGTTTGCTCTAAAGTCATGGAGTCTTTAATCAAAGACAACGTGATGAGACACTTAGAGAAGACTTCCTTCTTTTCACCAGACCAACACGGCTTCCGCAAGGGAATGTCGCGCACCACCAACCTCCTCCATTTCCAAGATACTATTTCGGAAGCATTTAAGGTGGGAAAGCGTACGGACGCAATATTTGTTGACTTTCCtaaagcctttgacaaggtgaACCACGATATTCTCTTGAATTAGTTCCTTCGGTCGTTCCTAAGGGAAAAGTTCTGGAACCAATTCTCTTCTTGGTATTAATCAATGACATGGGATCGTCAATCGGTCTGAATGGGTCTGCAGTTTAGAAGTTGACCTTGATGAGATGACAAGATGAGCTTCCAGGAACAAGTGCAAAATATTGGGGTCTCGGAAATGGATCAGTGGATCAAAGGTCACCATACACCATTAGTAACGTTGCCATTGACGAGGTGACATCTCATAGGGACTTAGGAGTGACCTTTGACAACAAGGTGAAGTTCCGTGaacattgttcaaaaacagCTAATAAGGCCAATGCTATACTTGGGATGATTCGAAGAAACTTTCTGACTTTTGAACCGGACATCCTCGTCCGAGTTTTTAACGTATACGTGCGCCCAatgtttgaattttcatcacAAGTATGGTCACCGAGGTTTAAAAATGACAGTCAAAGAATTGAATTCGTTCAACGTAGGTTAACGAAAATTCTATCTGGAACTTTGAACCTGGACTAAACAGATCGCCTTGGACGTCTCGGTCTTGTGTCTCTGGAAGAGAGACGACGGAACTTACATCTGACCTATGCtttcaaattgctccaaaatgtTGATAAGCGCCAAACTGTATCCTGTTAGGGACGGGGATGCACTTTATCATTCAGATGCGATGCTCGGATAACAAAATCTACAAGTCAATTAAATTTAGAGGTGCcacttgccaagtctcatTGCAGAACTTGGTGCTTCTTTAGTCGAGTCCCCGCAATGTGGAATCGTCTGCCCATCCAAGTGCGCCAAACGTCCTCACTTAAACATTTTAAACGGCGCTTGTAACTTGTGCTCTTGATGTTCAAACTTAATGCTACAGACATCTCGATCTTgcctttttctctcctttgattttcattcattgacccCTTTTACAATACCTTAcactcttttcattttttgatgcgTGAACGGGtgatcaataaacaataaacaaaataaacctatatcaagaattgcatatcacaagtctctgaggagcgccgagtcagcccaccaaaggttggaagtggagaacctgctctcttcatcggcctcgtcccggatggcgggcttgtacgaacgtgccaaaaagcccgccgCCAACTCTgaaattcccgtgagtaaattcctcctccactgtcaagaactgtttgcatcaacatcagaaacagtagtggaggaggtacagggctgcccagaagaacaccatccccttttgcagcccttcacggaacccgagatggacgtggccttcaagaagatgaagagcaaagcccccctcaacatctggggtctctcctttccaactttcacttctccagatccaaacccagccactcctccaagatctcttcaacctcgccctccattcttccttcttcccaccagcgtggatggagtcagccgtcatcttcattcataagaaggggcccagggacattccaaataaccatcggaccatcgccctggagaaccccttcttgaagatgatgtccaccctactagctgcccgcttctccggattggccgaggatagtttccccagttccaattcggtttccggagaaaccgctcaaccaccacggcagccactctcctctatgaaattgtgcattccaacatcagcaacaagaggagagtgtgtatggatgctttgtggatttctccaaagcattcgacagggtggaccgaacgcggttattcctcaaactccaactctAGGGAGTTCTGCGTTCAATCTatgtcctgctgtccaacatctattcgggactcagatgctccattcgttctggtgaggacctatcgtatccccctgctacttcacttccactggccttccgcagggggatccactatcgccaattcttttcaatctttatgtatccgacctgcccgaagccctcacccaccaaggccccaccatcaaccattttatggtataatatcttcaatatgcagacgacctggttctcttggctaattcagccgtggaattgcaaaatgccatcaatgcactccacggttattgccaagagaacggccttcaagtcaacaccatcaagacgaaggccatggttttccataaaagtcgtctgcctcccacctccttccatactaacaatagtccgattgaaatcgtcaatagttttaactatgtcggtttcaacttctccacccaactctcattcaccaaccacctcaaatccacaataaccaaggccagggccaggatcggatacatatgcaatagacttcccatgaagaatcttcccctcccaatagtacttcaactcttccggatctacgtcaccccaatttttctatACGGtctacacctttggcttcccaactccgcccaatccgccctcaaatccgccgatgccacctacaccaagttcctcaagcaatacctctgcgtgccccaattTGCCAGTAATGCATAtgcacattttctatgtgaaaccgagcccctcaccatcgggctggcaaggttagtgtccaacagtgttgggaacctgacctttccggaggtgatgtccggacacaagttatcatttccggtcaaggacttgctaacacctttttgtccttggcccgacatcccttcggattattggcggtcacgcacctttggtcagctcccagccaaatgccatcagcgacgggaggtgacaaaggatctgttcaatctgcctcatccactctactgcaataaccaagattttcatcacttacctctacctacctgtctttgtagtatctgtaactcacctcttaccttttttcatgtgcattgaaccaattttagtcatactcattgtgatatcactttctagtcatctattttattgcctttaccttcttgacatttttcttgttttatcaacaaacttttgtataatgtatatacaacATATTTTATTCTACAGTTATTTTTACgacatgacatgaccaagagtcgcaataaaagattattattattactattgacttttcaaaattgcggctgaattgactttttgttatgactggtcttggtcgaggtacgtccataatttccAGTGGTTTATGGGCTGTCGTATTTGCTTTTTCAATCTGCTGGAGTTGCACTGTGTAGATTGGTGGcagattcagctgcagtaaaacacacaacaaactcgatttctaCTCATCTACGTATGTTACTTCGTTTATGCACCTAATTTagtttgaggtacaagaagctagattgccaatttaaaaacCTTGGATTTTACACAGGTTACAACGAGCGCCATAAGGTAACTGATATGGAAAAACAATTCCtgaaacttttcaaatcaaagggtCTACCCCTAAAtttggtcaacctgaagaaacccttaacaaattgcttgtAGTTATTGATAGAGACCGGTAAAACTTTTTTACGGTTGAGTGTACATTTCTTACGGTcatcaaaactagttttcctcACAACAGCAACTTTTCACATTAGCTTAAGTCGTGCTCAGACAATCCATTCAAATTTCTGCAACGTCAAGCAGCAAGTCAAGAGACTTTTGTTAAGGAGTCTCTATTACAAGGAAAACTAGTTCTGACACCCTTCTGGAATTTACattcaattgcaaaatcaTTTTACCGGTCTTCAGTTATCGATGtccatgtgaagctttccatcaatatcagctttaagtggtcttggagagtaagTTTCAGAACATGAGAAAAGCTGAGCGAGACGTAGCTAGATGCCAGTCCATTACTGCCGTTCCACGCCATGCACCtttgggacatctcctcc
This Tigriopus californicus strain San Diego chromosome 12, Tcal_SD_v2.1, whole genome shotgun sequence DNA region includes the following protein-coding sequences:
- the LOC131892422 gene encoding uncharacterized protein LOC131892422; the protein is MKFVTIGTFLLLAFGAGVSVAQSFSDCTNAVEAVLTTFTTDEVEASVEALLKTKLCGEGNPFPNLEECEESISLRWPKVTELLVEQADVFANQSCTQAIPIKLDWNCRTCRYRIQGLLNTLRSTAFFASFREYALGPAYCNSSESSSEEVETCQEWIVNYVPKAFLILRITPLEDICNNLYGLCPGEIGCREGMEKMIVQLGNDETIARTEIILKEQVCTQSWVQGEEGCKRAVDFYWESMAKTLSTMSPNFISVCNNYYDFFAEPSPGDKWNCGTCQKRMGEVMRFHLNYQIDWIVAAVSQINYSDLCTGLSNGEADEVVCQQAVRTFIPRALQVLMDDANSNPDKLCRNIFDFDQSCQYIESGTTSIEVSVMVLLMSGLLGLKA
- the LOC131892419 gene encoding uncharacterized protein LOC131892419 → MPQFNSVIQGKMRSCYFGAVIALLLLQSSQTNAQNFDDCMNEVTTIVEKFSTPEVEEVVVGVLKEELCGEGNAFPNEAECSSSITQRWPDITQLFIEFESVFANETCTQAIPIRLDWNCITCRYRIQGLLSTLRSYTFSRAFRDFALGPAYCEQQDSTAEEQEACKQWIEDYVTKAFAVIRFTPTENICNEIYGECTGEIGCRDGMAEIYKQIGYTDTIERTKTLLKSEVCTQTWVESEEGCKRGVDAHWDRIAAAVSRSGFNFITICSNYFEYFANPAPEATWDCSTCQMRVREMMGFNRNHKIDWIVASVDQVIYGTNICMDAEDKPNGIIACQKYVRAFMPKAVDVLIEDAYNNPDKVCRNVYDFENSCQFIAETNSASTGMAAVSLFISSFLLINQL